One part of the Dyadobacter sp. 676 genome encodes these proteins:
- a CDS encoding GLPGLI family protein, which translates to MKKLLLIITLLFAAAPAILAQTSGQINYEIVRKIDQSRLRFMVNGEEVKQGDPNFPTDVPDTRTIGQKVLFAGNFVRENRDEENMMKRVRMEPGGIPQMTNAGRPFEEWTITDIADRKILTFVTVGQDKEARTYKSETPIEPVGEWQLTQQTKKIAGYPCQKAVVKYHNEPYTVWFTTELPFSYAPIPALTPEKGVALLIEGSREQFRATKVNLGNVDASLVSPNVQAENVKPEELADIRQKAMADFHQKMGPGGGGI; encoded by the coding sequence ATGAAAAAGCTTCTTTTAATCATTACGCTGCTCTTTGCGGCAGCCCCGGCCATTCTCGCACAAACGTCGGGCCAGATCAATTATGAAATCGTGCGCAAGATAGACCAGTCCCGGTTACGATTCATGGTCAACGGCGAGGAAGTGAAGCAGGGCGACCCCAACTTCCCGACAGACGTTCCGGATACACGCACCATCGGCCAGAAAGTGCTTTTCGCCGGGAATTTCGTACGCGAAAACCGCGACGAGGAAAACATGATGAAACGGGTGAGAATGGAACCGGGCGGTATCCCGCAGATGACCAACGCGGGGCGTCCGTTTGAAGAATGGACGATAACGGACATCGCGGACCGTAAAATCCTGACCTTCGTAACCGTAGGTCAGGATAAAGAAGCCCGCACCTATAAAAGCGAAACGCCGATAGAACCGGTCGGGGAATGGCAACTTACCCAGCAGACGAAAAAAATTGCAGGTTATCCATGCCAAAAAGCGGTGGTTAAATACCACAACGAGCCCTACACCGTCTGGTTTACGACCGAGCTCCCGTTCAGCTACGCGCCGATACCGGCCCTGACACCGGAGAAAGGCGTGGCGTTACTCATCGAAGGCAGCCGCGAACAATTCCGTGCTACGAAAGTAAACCTGGGCAATGTGGACGCGTCGTTGGTTTCGCCGAATGTTCAGGCGGAGAATGTGAAGCCCGAGGAATTGGCGGATATCCGCCAGAAGGCAATGGCGGATTTTCACCAAAAAATGGGGCCCGGCGGTGGAGGCATTTAA
- a CDS encoding TonB-dependent receptor: MEAFKKILCLLLISLTPVFAQKTPPGGISGTVLDSVSRKPLRMASVSLLQARDSAYVSATLTGGDGDFLFRKVTPGSYRLLVTFVGYKNLSLPVTVTRDAPAEVGTLLMTEQGNQLNEVVIKQERAPITIKNDTLEFNAGSFKTQPNAQVEELLRKLPGVEVARDGSIKANGQAVNKVLVDGKPFFGNDPKMATRNLPADIVDKVQLYDQSSDQSQFSGVDDGDRERTINITIKKDKGKGYFGQNALGTGPSAGDQSARYEARLNVNRFNNHNGGPNRQLSLIGQANNLNQQNFTMSDGNLPAPGSGGPQLVGQPGANGPDGPAAPSNITEVGALGVNYRTESSAVKWGKRTEMAASYFANRSVTTTDQQSRRENILPGGSFLNDQNNYSKNTMVTHRVNGRFELPLDSLSSLRFTPNVSFQTKDFLRKSSSYSYRSATDSLNKGFNNYDLDGNGLNAYNNLLFMRKFRKEGRSFSANLNSILTTGNSTAYNRSANTFFDTLATTPAQERIDQRNAQDQLAFQNTMSVSFTEPISFTRKLEFRYAYSNSFGKLLRDISDKSEETGNYDRPDMPLSRNFANTFETNRLGATFQTRRLRYTLALGADAQLASLRPIDRSTGTGYRSNYAYFMPNALFAYTFRGNKNLRLQYRTRVVQPGITQLIPVADNSNPLNINIGNPALKPEYYHNLTLTFSASAAGGNDNLFVFAGFNQSNNRIGLSTAINDAGAQASTPVNTRGFYAGNGFISVSKKIQPLRLSVNLTTQGSLARNTNLINSAENVTTSASMGPGIRLQSDYNGRLDYGLSARITYQQARYSLLPQQNMQYWSQYATGDVHLQLPGNLVIASDLTYTGNTGRAEGYNQRFLLWNASIARQFLRTRQAEIRLQVFDILNQNSSLVRNTGDTYIEDVRSRVLKRYFLISLVYNLRKFGI; this comes from the coding sequence GTGGAGGCATTTAAAAAGATACTCTGCCTGCTGCTGATTTCGCTCACTCCGGTATTTGCCCAAAAAACACCCCCAGGCGGAATCAGCGGCACCGTCCTCGATTCGGTCTCACGAAAGCCTCTGAGGATGGCGTCCGTTTCGCTGTTGCAGGCGCGTGATTCCGCCTATGTAAGCGCGACGCTTACCGGCGGCGACGGCGATTTCCTGTTCCGGAAGGTAACGCCCGGCTCGTACCGCCTGCTCGTCACCTTTGTGGGATACAAAAACCTATCGCTGCCGGTTACCGTAACCCGCGATGCCCCCGCCGAGGTGGGCACACTGCTGATGACGGAGCAGGGCAACCAGCTCAACGAAGTGGTAATCAAGCAGGAACGAGCTCCGATAACTATCAAAAACGACACCCTGGAATTCAATGCAGGCTCATTCAAAACCCAACCGAATGCACAGGTAGAAGAGCTCCTGCGCAAATTACCCGGTGTAGAAGTCGCGCGGGACGGGTCCATCAAAGCCAATGGCCAGGCAGTGAACAAGGTGCTGGTGGACGGCAAACCGTTTTTTGGAAATGATCCTAAAATGGCCACGCGTAACCTTCCCGCCGACATCGTCGACAAGGTACAGCTTTACGACCAGTCGTCGGACCAGTCGCAGTTTTCGGGAGTCGACGACGGCGACCGTGAACGGACAATCAACATTACCATCAAAAAAGACAAAGGGAAGGGCTATTTCGGCCAAAACGCGTTGGGGACAGGGCCATCGGCAGGCGACCAGTCGGCCCGGTATGAGGCCCGGCTGAATGTCAACCGGTTCAACAACCACAACGGCGGGCCCAACAGGCAGCTCTCGCTCATCGGACAGGCCAATAACCTGAACCAGCAGAATTTCACGATGTCGGACGGCAACCTGCCCGCACCAGGCTCAGGCGGACCGCAGCTTGTGGGCCAACCGGGCGCCAATGGCCCCGACGGTCCGGCTGCTCCTTCCAATATCACGGAAGTGGGCGCATTGGGCGTCAATTACCGTACCGAAAGTAGTGCCGTGAAATGGGGAAAACGCACGGAAATGGCGGCCAGCTATTTCGCGAACCGCTCCGTTACCACGACCGACCAGCAAAGCCGGCGCGAAAACATCCTGCCCGGCGGCTCGTTCCTGAACGATCAGAACAACTATTCGAAAAATACGATGGTGACACACCGCGTCAACGGCCGTTTCGAATTGCCGCTCGATTCCTTGTCCAGCCTTCGGTTCACGCCCAACGTCAGTTTTCAGACCAAGGATTTCCTTAGGAAGAGCAGCAGCTACTCCTACCGCTCCGCGACCGACTCGCTCAACAAGGGTTTCAATAATTACGACCTGGACGGGAATGGCCTGAATGCCTACAACAACCTGCTGTTCATGCGGAAATTCCGCAAAGAGGGCCGGTCGTTTTCGGCGAACCTCAATTCGATACTGACGACCGGAAATTCCACGGCGTACAACCGGTCGGCGAACACCTTCTTCGACACGCTAGCGACAACGCCCGCACAGGAGAGGATCGATCAGCGCAATGCCCAGGACCAGCTTGCATTTCAGAATACAATGTCCGTTTCTTTCACGGAACCGATTTCTTTCACCCGGAAACTGGAATTCAGATATGCTTACAGCAACAGTTTTGGCAAGCTGCTCCGGGATATTTCGGACAAAAGCGAGGAAACCGGCAACTATGACAGACCGGACATGCCGCTAAGCAGAAATTTCGCGAATACCTTTGAAACCAACCGCCTGGGCGCCACTTTCCAGACCCGGCGTTTGCGCTACACACTGGCACTCGGAGCTGACGCCCAGCTCGCGTCGCTCCGGCCGATCGACAGGTCCACCGGCACCGGCTACCGCTCTAATTACGCGTATTTCATGCCAAATGCCCTTTTTGCCTACACGTTTCGGGGTAATAAAAACCTGCGGCTTCAATACCGGACGCGCGTCGTACAGCCCGGCATTACGCAGCTGATACCCGTTGCCGATAATTCCAATCCGCTCAATATCAATATCGGGAACCCGGCGCTTAAACCTGAATATTACCATAACCTGACGCTGACATTCAGCGCCTCGGCGGCGGGAGGCAATGACAACCTGTTTGTTTTTGCCGGTTTTAACCAGAGCAACAACCGCATCGGCTTGTCGACGGCCATCAACGACGCCGGAGCGCAGGCAAGTACGCCTGTCAATACGCGTGGATTTTACGCGGGCAACGGGTTTATTTCGGTAAGCAAAAAGATCCAGCCCTTGCGGCTTTCCGTGAATCTGACCACGCAAGGCAGCCTGGCCCGTAACACAAACCTCATCAACAGCGCGGAGAATGTGACGACTTCCGCGTCCATGGGGCCGGGAATCCGCCTGCAATCCGATTACAACGGCCGCCTCGACTACGGTTTGAGCGCTCGCATCACCTACCAGCAGGCGCGGTATTCACTTTTGCCTCAACAAAATATGCAGTACTGGTCGCAGTATGCGACGGGCGATGTGCATTTGCAATTGCCGGGAAACCTCGTTATCGCCTCCGACCTCACCTACACCGGCAACACAGGCCGGGCCGAAGGCTATAATCAGCGCTTCCTGCTCTGGAATGCGTCGATTGCGCGTCAATTTTTACGTACCCGACAGGCGGAGATCCGCTTGCAGGTATTCGACATCCTCAACCAGAACAGCAGCCTCGTCCGGAATACCGGCGACACCTACATCGAGGACGTGCGCAGCCGGGTTTTAAAACGCTATTTCCTCATCAGCCTGGTCTATAATCTCCGGAAGTTCGGTATATAA
- a CDS encoding AraC family transcriptional regulator encodes MKIVFRSEEFAELNFERGYSEGFGVDERSGIRETRYEYSHPGMHSRMHRIYCPGMICSMIEGELDRDLVQILESDFPYLQMHFELSTTGCLYIPEAKSEIETVIYGGSHSLLFYPALKGRLYYLKKPMSRSVEIELSLDFLRRLFHDDLEVLQDFGKNIEKNHPAVMGNRSFPITPEMNRLLAEIRDCPYTGSLKKLFVEARVVELLILQISQINAAGEEKSRLKRSDIDKLHEVKDLLLRNINDPFSIEELARVAGLNRTKLQEGFKELFGTTVFGYITDTRLEEARRHLLNTDSRLSIGEIAALSGYKNPQHFTAAFKKKFGYLPRDARR; translated from the coding sequence ATGAAAATCGTATTCAGATCGGAAGAATTTGCGGAACTCAACTTCGAACGGGGATACTCCGAGGGCTTCGGTGTGGATGAGCGCTCGGGGATCAGGGAAACGAGGTACGAATATTCCCACCCGGGCATGCACTCGCGGATGCACCGGATTTATTGTCCTGGAATGATATGCTCCATGATCGAGGGAGAGCTGGACAGGGACCTGGTACAGATACTGGAAAGCGATTTCCCCTACCTGCAAATGCATTTCGAACTGTCGACGACCGGCTGCCTCTACATTCCCGAGGCAAAATCGGAGATCGAGACCGTAATTTACGGCGGGTCGCATTCGTTGCTTTTTTATCCGGCGCTCAAAGGGCGGTTGTATTATCTCAAAAAGCCGATGTCGCGCAGCGTGGAAATCGAGCTTTCGCTTGACTTTCTGAGAAGGTTGTTTCACGACGACCTCGAGGTGTTGCAGGATTTTGGGAAGAATATCGAGAAAAACCACCCGGCAGTGATGGGTAACCGCAGTTTTCCGATCACGCCGGAGATGAACCGGCTTCTGGCGGAAATCAGGGATTGCCCTTATACCGGGTCGCTGAAAAAGCTGTTTGTGGAAGCCAGGGTGGTTGAGCTGCTTATTTTGCAGATCAGCCAGATCAATGCGGCCGGAGAGGAAAAGTCCCGACTTAAAAGGTCGGATATCGATAAATTACACGAAGTGAAGGACCTCCTGCTGCGCAATATCAACGACCCTTTCTCCATTGAGGAACTCGCCCGTGTGGCAGGCCTCAACCGCACCAAGTTGCAGGAGGGCTTCAAGGAACTTTTCGGGACCACCGTTTTCGGCTACATTACCGACACGCGTCTGGAAGAAGCACGGCGGCACCTCCTGAACACCGATTCCAGGCTCTCTATTGGCGAAATAGCAGCACTTTCGGGTTATAAAAATCCCCAGCATTTTACGGCCGCATTCAAAAAGAAATTCGGCTATCTTCCCCGCGACGCCCGCAGGTAA
- a CDS encoding TonB-dependent receptor plug domain-containing protein, which translates to MKDGRGGGLPGASVTVEGLDIHGIADEKGLFALTVPRRNSYIVRVQHVGFRKAGQTIAFKNLGDPLVFTLEEDQTQLSEVQVTGRTETQEARLQPIKAEVINTRAVREQPSTLIELMNRSAGIRIRQTGGLGSSAGLMMNGFQDRAIRNFKDGIPMDYLGAGYNIALVPVNMLERVEVYKGVLPASLGADALGGAVNLVTKKSLYRYAEASYEVASFNTHRASVNGLYTDTTRHFFLGADAFLNRSDNNYKVDVTVTDHETAARSEAKVRLFHNRFTNYYAEAYGGLTGLRWADELRLGITWFRINRQNQYGSSMSQPFGAAVSKQYSLIPTLRYRKTFNRLSVDQFLTASNIHVAQVDTARGTYDWHGNFIPSPSRQGEITANGSLSDITFSYFTTRTNADYRINGAHKVELNVVSTRIGRDGRDPRGLKLPDTGQDILSLPAKYNKFVGAAGLQSVFGQEKWTNNLIAKYYYYNTSTINVDIYGTALGEHRYASNSSFGIAEALKYAVTPATFFRLSAEAATRLPEQDEMFGDGNFHRSNFLLKPEKSVNINAGFRTEKHHRYNLEINAFYRITRDLILKMPVDLLFTQNQNVSNVKGLGLETDLNVDITPWLRANGNFTYQDFRLFDTGNRLTEKARLRNTPYFFANAGLNARLDRLAGNGRLQLYYYFTFVREYYLDYVPKALEPDGFLGLWGKAGFEAPNIIPSQALHSLGLTYNPANDRFAIGFQAKNIFDANVYDNFRIQNAGRSFHLKVNYTLR; encoded by the coding sequence GTGAAGGATGGACGGGGCGGCGGGCTGCCGGGGGCTTCGGTTACGGTAGAAGGATTGGATATTCATGGCATTGCCGACGAAAAAGGGCTGTTTGCATTGACCGTCCCGCGCCGGAACAGCTATATCGTGCGGGTACAACACGTCGGTTTCAGAAAGGCCGGCCAAACGATCGCTTTCAAAAACCTGGGCGATCCATTGGTTTTTACATTGGAAGAAGACCAGACGCAGCTTTCCGAAGTGCAGGTAACCGGCCGCACGGAAACGCAGGAGGCCCGGCTGCAACCCATTAAAGCGGAAGTAATCAACACCAGGGCCGTCCGGGAACAGCCTTCCACGCTTATCGAACTCATGAACCGCTCGGCAGGTATCCGCATCCGGCAAACGGGAGGGCTCGGGTCCAGTGCCGGACTGATGATGAACGGTTTCCAGGACCGCGCGATCAGGAATTTCAAGGATGGTATTCCAATGGATTACCTGGGGGCAGGCTACAACATCGCGCTCGTACCTGTGAATATGCTCGAACGCGTGGAAGTGTACAAAGGCGTGTTACCCGCAAGCCTCGGCGCCGACGCGCTCGGCGGGGCGGTGAACCTGGTCACGAAGAAGTCGCTGTACCGCTACGCCGAAGCCTCCTATGAAGTGGCGTCGTTCAATACCCACCGCGCGTCGGTGAATGGCCTTTATACGGACACGACCCGACATTTCTTTCTGGGCGCCGATGCTTTCCTGAACCGCTCGGACAACAATTACAAGGTAGATGTAACCGTCACCGACCATGAAACGGCGGCCCGCAGCGAGGCGAAAGTGCGCCTTTTTCATAACCGGTTCACCAACTACTATGCGGAAGCATATGGCGGGCTGACAGGCCTGCGCTGGGCCGATGAACTCCGTTTGGGCATTACGTGGTTCCGCATTAACCGGCAAAACCAGTACGGGTCTTCGATGTCGCAGCCGTTTGGCGCGGCGGTAAGCAAGCAGTATTCGCTCATCCCTACCCTGCGTTACAGGAAAACGTTCAATCGCCTCAGTGTGGACCAGTTCCTGACTGCCAGCAATATTCACGTCGCGCAAGTGGACACCGCGCGAGGAACCTACGACTGGCACGGCAACTTCATTCCGAGCCCGTCGCGCCAGGGCGAAATTACGGCCAACGGCAGCCTGTCGGACATTACTTTCTCCTACTTCACCACCCGGACAAACGCAGATTACCGCATCAACGGGGCGCACAAAGTGGAGCTGAACGTAGTGTCTACCCGCATCGGGCGAGACGGTCGCGATCCGAGAGGATTGAAATTGCCGGACACCGGCCAGGATATTCTTTCGCTGCCTGCGAAATACAACAAATTCGTCGGTGCAGCAGGCCTGCAATCTGTTTTCGGGCAGGAAAAATGGACGAATAACCTGATCGCCAAATACTATTATTACAACACTTCCACCATCAATGTCGACATCTACGGCACGGCCCTGGGCGAACATCGCTACGCATCGAACAGCAGTTTCGGTATAGCCGAGGCGTTGAAGTATGCGGTGACGCCGGCTACATTTTTCCGGTTATCGGCAGAAGCGGCCACCCGGCTACCCGAACAGGACGAGATGTTCGGCGACGGTAATTTCCACCGTTCCAATTTTTTACTGAAACCGGAGAAGAGCGTCAATATCAATGCCGGCTTCCGCACCGAAAAGCACCATCGGTATAACCTGGAAATCAATGCATTTTACCGCATTACCAGGGACCTGATTTTAAAAATGCCCGTCGACCTGCTGTTCACCCAAAACCAGAACGTCAGCAATGTGAAAGGCCTCGGCCTGGAAACCGATCTGAATGTGGACATTACCCCCTGGCTCCGGGCGAACGGCAACTTTACCTACCAGGACTTCCGCCTTTTCGATACCGGAAACCGCCTGACCGAAAAAGCCAGGCTACGCAATACGCCCTATTTCTTCGCCAATGCGGGTCTTAACGCCCGGCTCGACCGCCTGGCGGGCAACGGCCGGCTGCAATTGTATTACTATTTTACGTTCGTCCGCGAATACTACCTCGATTACGTGCCCAAAGCGCTTGAGCCGGACGGTTTCCTCGGGCTCTGGGGCAAGGCCGGGTTCGAAGCTCCCAACATTATACCAAGCCAGGCGCTGCATTCCCTGGGGCTGACCTATAATCCGGCCAACGACCGTTTTGCCATTGGTTTTCAGGCCAAAAATATCTTCGATGCCAACGTATACGACAACTTCCGTATCCAGAACGCCGGTCGCAGCTTCCATTTGAAAGTCAACTATACCCTCAGATAA
- a CDS encoding PepSY domain-containing protein, with the protein MSSVKQIKTWFLVHKWTSLICTAFLLMLCITGLPLIFHEEIEALEGKPHLAKQVPAGTPVAGLDKLAETARGKYPGKVIRFVYWDEHEPNTTTFSLSDSIDAPPDNFTTVIVDDHTAEVLDEPNYQEGFMYVMLQLHTDMFMGIGGKLFLGLMGLLFVAAIVSGIMLYGPIMKRFDFGMIRTQRSARLKWLDLHNLLGVVTIVWGTVVGLTGVINTASEIVLSLWQMGQLAEMTAPYKNVEPLTGKLSSLDRAMALARQKAPDMEPSIIAYPGTAFTSKHHYAVFMKGNTPLTKRIIKPALIDAKTGTFTDMRDMPWYVNMLFISQPLHFGDYGGLPLKVIWALFDIATIVILGSGLYLWFARNKATKAHISRLAKNETEILTVMAQKEDA; encoded by the coding sequence ATGAGCTCCGTGAAGCAAATCAAAACCTGGTTCCTGGTCCACAAATGGACAAGCCTGATCTGCACGGCCTTCCTGCTGATGCTTTGCATAACCGGCCTGCCGCTGATCTTCCATGAAGAAATCGAAGCGCTCGAAGGCAAACCGCATCTCGCGAAACAGGTACCTGCCGGCACGCCGGTTGCCGGGCTCGACAAACTCGCCGAAACCGCTCGGGGCAAATACCCCGGAAAAGTGATCCGTTTCGTGTATTGGGATGAACACGAACCGAATACGACGACGTTCAGCCTCTCGGATTCGATTGATGCCCCGCCGGACAATTTCACCACGGTGATCGTCGACGATCACACCGCGGAAGTGCTCGACGAGCCCAATTACCAGGAGGGCTTCATGTATGTGATGCTGCAACTGCACACCGACATGTTCATGGGCATCGGCGGAAAGCTTTTTCTGGGGCTCATGGGCTTGCTTTTTGTTGCCGCCATCGTTTCGGGCATCATGCTTTACGGCCCCATCATGAAGCGTTTCGACTTTGGAATGATCCGAACGCAGCGTTCGGCGAGACTGAAATGGCTCGATTTACACAACCTGCTGGGTGTGGTAACAATCGTTTGGGGAACTGTGGTAGGACTTACCGGCGTCATCAACACCGCCTCCGAAATCGTGTTGAGTCTTTGGCAAATGGGACAGCTTGCCGAAATGACCGCTCCTTACAAAAATGTGGAGCCGCTTACCGGCAAATTGAGTTCGCTGGACCGGGCGATGGCGCTCGCGAGACAAAAAGCGCCCGATATGGAGCCGTCGATCATTGCATATCCGGGCACGGCATTTACCAGCAAGCACCATTATGCGGTGTTTATGAAGGGCAACACGCCGCTTACCAAACGGATTATCAAACCCGCATTGATAGACGCTAAAACGGGCACGTTCACCGATATGCGTGATATGCCCTGGTATGTGAATATGCTTTTCATCTCCCAGCCGTTGCATTTCGGCGACTACGGCGGCTTACCACTGAAAGTGATCTGGGCGCTGTTCGACATTGCAACGATTGTAATCCTCGGAAGCGGCCTCTACCTCTGGTTTGCGAGAAACAAGGCCACAAAGGCGCATATCAGCCGGTTGGCTAAAAACGAAACGGAAATCCTCACTGTAATGGCTCAGAAAGAGGACGCATAA
- a CDS encoding ModE family transcriptional regulator, with translation MERHVEIRLRHWVFVNDVKFFGPGRYELLERIGETGSIAQAAKEMGLSYKKAWAMVDALNTLGKGPYVVTQKGGTKGGGTVLTDTARNVMQAYKRLNDTLLTALAQEPELLSLI, from the coding sequence ATGGAAAGACATGTCGAGATACGGCTCAGACATTGGGTATTTGTGAATGATGTAAAATTTTTCGGGCCGGGCCGTTATGAACTGCTCGAACGCATCGGCGAAACCGGCTCTATCGCGCAGGCCGCCAAAGAAATGGGACTTTCGTATAAAAAGGCGTGGGCCATGGTGGATGCGCTGAATACCCTTGGAAAAGGCCCTTATGTGGTTACCCAAAAAGGCGGTACCAAAGGCGGAGGCACGGTCCTCACCGACACCGCACGGAATGTTATGCAAGCCTACAAACGCCTGAACGACACGCTGCTGACCGCATTGGCCCAAGAACCGGAACTTTTGTCACTGATCTGA
- a CDS encoding Plug domain-containing protein, with the protein MRKTLLPLFAGLAFAATAQEVPETLSDRTFELGEVRVSGIHTHDSVASRLSHRTIEKFNRNNLSNALNILPGVSIANVGPRNESVVYLRGFDLRQVPVYIDGVPVYVPYDGYVDMGRFTTFDARSLETQVAFKKPIKCKRSKH; encoded by the coding sequence ATGAGAAAAACGCTACTGCCACTATTCGCCGGTCTTGCATTCGCTGCAACGGCGCAAGAAGTGCCTGAAACGCTTTCCGACCGTACTTTCGAGTTGGGCGAAGTGCGCGTGTCGGGCATCCATACCCACGACAGTGTCGCTTCGCGCCTCTCCCACCGCACGATCGAAAAATTCAACCGGAACAACCTGTCCAATGCATTGAACATCCTGCCGGGCGTGAGTATCGCTAATGTCGGCCCGCGAAACGAGTCCGTCGTATACCTGCGCGGGTTCGATCTGCGCCAGGTGCCTGTGTATATAGACGGCGTGCCTGTGTACGTGCCTTACGACGGCTATGTGGATATGGGCCGCTTCACGACTTTCGACGCCCGAAGCCTGGAAACCCAGGTCGCATTCAAAAAGCCCATAAAATGCAAACGATCAAAACATTAG
- a CDS encoding molybdopterin-dependent oxidoreductase, producing the protein MQTIKTLVIEIFLYATLLSACAAQTNAQSVATLSVTGEVTTPLELKIQDLAAMKQIARKVKDRDGKEHEFKGVALIEILQKAGVTTGAKLRGENLTKYALITAADGYKVLYALAEIDPEFTDQVILLATEKDGQPLPAGEGPFRIITPNDKKPARWIREVRSIKIAFARN; encoded by the coding sequence ATGCAAACGATCAAAACATTAGTAATCGAAATCTTCCTGTACGCGACGCTTTTGTCAGCCTGTGCGGCACAAACAAACGCGCAAAGCGTCGCCACGTTAAGCGTGACAGGCGAGGTAACCACGCCGCTCGAACTGAAAATACAGGATCTGGCCGCGATGAAGCAGATCGCCCGCAAAGTGAAGGACCGCGACGGCAAGGAGCACGAATTTAAGGGTGTCGCGCTGATCGAAATCCTCCAAAAAGCGGGCGTGACCACCGGCGCGAAACTGCGGGGCGAAAATTTAACCAAATACGCATTAATTACCGCCGCCGACGGTTATAAAGTGCTTTACGCGCTGGCGGAAATCGATCCCGAGTTTACCGATCAGGTTATTTTGCTTGCTACTGAAAAAGACGGGCAGCCGCTTCCCGCCGGTGAAGGGCCGTTCCGCATAATCACACCGAACGACAAAAAGCCTGCCCGCTGGATACGTGAAGTGCGAAGCATTAAAATCGCATTTGCCCGAAACTGA